A single window of Dermochelys coriacea isolate rDerCor1 chromosome 2, rDerCor1.pri.v4, whole genome shotgun sequence DNA harbors:
- the CROT gene encoding peroxisomal carnitine O-octanoyltransferase has protein sequence MENQVFESSEERTFQYQSTLPSLPVPTLDESLKRYLDAVKPFLNQEEYQRTEDIVKKFEHGIGKLLQHKLLQRAKEKKNWLEEWWLNVAYLDARIPTQIYYNFGGAGPYLEHYWSPKEGTQIERGCITIWHTLKYWELIRTEKLAVHRHGNMPLDMNQFRMLFCTCKIPGITRDSLGNYFRTESEGECPSHLIVLCQGRVFAFDAVHEGHILSPPEIFRQLAYIQKRCHNEPDGPGLAALTSGERTQWAETREYLTNLDPKNFCLLEKIQSSLFVISLDDSSPHGTPEDCTPIMKLALTGDPTIRWGDKSYNCILFSNGTFGSNSDHSPFDAMAMVVLCSYIDQRIIESEGRWKGSDKVRDIPWPEELVFTLNQNVLNDIGRAKERYSQQVSDLQLVNYAFTSFGKALTKKKGLHPDTFVQLGLQLAYYKLHGHPGCCYETAMTRRFYHGRTETMRPCTVEAVEWCKSMLDPSCSSHKRQQQMLKAFAKHNKMMKECENGKGFDRHLLGLLLIAKEEGLPMPELFTDPAFTRSGGGGNFVLSTSLVGYTNVGGAAVPMIHHGYGFFYRIRDDRIVVTCTAWKSCPETDAEMLCKNLFQSLQDMIQLMATAHL, from the exons TAAAACCATTCCTAAATCAAGAAGAATATCAAAGAACTGAGGACATAGTTAAAAAGTTTGAACATGGGATTGGAAAACTGTTGCAGCATAAATTACTGCAAAGGGCTAAAGAGAAGAAGAATTGG CTAGAAGAATGGTGGCTGAACGTGGCTTATCTTGATGCTCGCATACCAACACAAATATATTATAACTTTGGAGGCGCAGGCCCTTATCTTGAACACTATTGGTCACCAAAAGAAGGAACTCAAATAGAAAGAGGATGCATAACAATATGGCATACCTTGAAATACTGGGAACTAATAAGAAc GGAAAAATTGGCTGTGCATAGACATGGAAATATGCCTCTGGACATGAACCAATTCCGAATGCTGTTCTGCACTTGCAAGATTCCAGGAATTACTAGAGATTCTTTAGGCAACTATTTTAGAACTG AGAGTGAAGGTGAATGCCCATCCCACTTAATAGTCCTGTGTCAAGGTCGAGTGTTTGCTTTTGATGCTGTACATGAAGGTCATATACTGAGCCCCCCAGAGATTTTCAG GCAACTTGCTTACATCCAAAAGAGGTGCCATAATGAACCTGATGGACCAGGGCTGGCGGCTTTAACaagtggggagagaacccagtgGGCAGAG ACACGTGAATATTTAACTAATCTCGATCCAAAGAACTTTTGTCTACTGGAAAAAATTCAGAGCAGTTTGTTTGTGATCTCCCTGGATGATTCCAGTCCCCATGGAACCCCTGAGGATTGTACTCCG ATCATGAAGTTGGCTCTAACAGGAGATCCAACCATACGCTGGGGAGACAAATCCTACAACTGCATATTATTTTCCAATGGGACATTTGGTTCAAACTCTGAT CATTCTCCTTTTGATGCCATGGCTATGGTAGTCCTGTGCTCTTATATTGATCAGAGGATTATTGAAAGTGAGGGAAGGTGGAAG ggatcGGATAAAGTACGGGACATCCCATGGCCAGAAGAACTTGTTTTCACCTTGAACCAGAATGTGCTAAATGACATTGGACGTGCTAAAGAACGGTATTCTCAGCAG GTTTCTGACTTGCAGCTAGTGAATTATGCCTTTACATCCTTTGGCAAAGCATTGACCAAGAAGAAGGGACTTCATCCTGATACATTTGTTCAGCTTGGCCTCCAGCTGGCCTATTATAAACTTCATGGACA CCCAGGCTGCTGTTATGAAACTGCTATGACCAGACGTTTCTACCATGGACGCACAGAGACTATGAGACCATGTACAGTGGAAGCCGTGGAGTGGTGCAAATCCATGCTGGATCCATCTTGCAGT TCTCATAAACGGCAGCAACAGATGCTAAAGGCATTTGCAAAGCACAACAAGATGATGAAAGAGTGCGAGAATGGAAAAG GATTTGACCGTCATCTTCTGGGTCTCCTACTCATAGCAAAAGAGGAAGGACTCCCTATGCCAGAACTCTTCACAGACCCTGCATTCACTAGAAG TGGGGGAGGTGGAAATTTTGTGCTTTCCACTAGCCTGGTTGGCTACACTAACGTTGGTGGAGCTGCTGTCCCCATGATACATCATGGCTATGGCTTTTTCTATAGAATCAGAGATGACAG AattgttgtgacctgcactgccTGGAAATCATGCCCAGAGACCGATGCAGAAATGCTGTGTAAGAACTTGTTCCAGTCTCTTCAGGACATGATACAACTAATGGCCACAGCCCATCTGTAG